Within Acomys russatus chromosome 7, mAcoRus1.1, whole genome shotgun sequence, the genomic segment CTACCTGCCTTAAGAGttatatgggggctggagagatggctcagcggttaagagcactgactgttcttccagtggTCATgtgttcaattcccggcaaccacatggtggctcacaaccatctataatgtgatctgctaccctcctctggcctgtagatgtatgtgcaggcagagctctgtatacataataataaataataaaaatctttttaaaaaaagagttatatGACCTCAGATATCATGAGATGGCTTTTACCAACTAATGACAAAAGTCAAGAGATGGGTCTCTTCATTGGACacttggcaaaacaaaacaaaacaaaaaaaaaaaaaaaaaaaaaaactctcctgGAAGCTATAGCCTAGGGGTCTAGAGTACTCAGTGTTTCTTGTTTCTTAGCAGTGGGGTTCCTGAAGTTAATTAAGGGGTGTCCGGAGTACTCAGAAAGGCGTGTGTGAGAGCAACTGACACAAGGAGTCACAGAGACCCAGGGAGACCCAAAAAGCAAGCGAGAAACAGGagtctcagaaagacatgcaagaGCAAGAGATACAAGCAGACATGGGCACACAGAGAGGCCCAGAGATTCAGGGACAGTCAGAGGACTCAGAAAGACAAGGGAAACGTGAGAAATTACTGTGGACAGAGGGCGCCCACAGCGGACACAGATGACAGGGAGAGGCGGACAGTAGAAGAAGTGAAAGTGAGGCCTGGACAATGAGAGATAAGGGTGAAAATGTTGCAACTGAGGAGACGAGGGAGTGCTAAGCGGAAGTGAggtacaaaggaagaaaatacagggCATGGTGATGACAGTGGAAGAGCTATGTCAgaaaagagaggcagaagcaaaggaGCTGGGAGGGTAGACACAGGGAATCTGGGTAAGTCTCTCACCACTGAAGGCATAGGTGGCACCACGGTGGTCAGACAGCAGAGCAGACAAGCCAGGATCTGGGCTACAGCGTGAATGCATAGGGTGTGTGCTATTCCCATGAGCAGTTCCATTTCTGCGTCTACCGTGGCCTGGAAGAGAAATAGATgattggaacacacacacacacacacacacacacacacacacacacacacacacacacatgggatgGGGGTGCTGGAATCACAGCTGGGTCTGAAGATGAAGAGATAGCTACTGTTAGTAGGAATGTGGGCTTCTCTGTTTGAGAGTAATGGCAGGAATCATACCTAAGACATTACAGAGCACAGAGCTAAGGTGGGAGATGAGCAAGCGCAGCCAGTATGAATAAATTCCAGTAGGTCCCAGGAGTTGGGGCTTTTTCTCACCTCTGCCAGGGCAGATCATGAAGTAGTCACGGGCATCCAGAGGGTATCTGGGAGGCACTTCTCCTGTGACAGGGTTGAAGCGCAGGAACTGGTTACCCTGGAAGCAGTAGTAGCGTTCAAGCCACCTCAGAGCCGCAGTGCAATTCCCAACAGCCGGCCAGGAACGTTCCTTTTTGGTTCTTGTAGCAAAGTCCCAGAACCACTTGCGGTTACCTAatggccaagaaagaaaaaaaaaaaaaaatcagtgaggcTAGGTTTATGCACACCTAGGGCTTGCACTGGGGCCCAGGAATATGTTGGCTACAGTGAATGGCTACATGGAGCAAAGAAAcataggagagagggagctgaATAAACTGATCCTGCATCAAAAGCCAGCAGCAAGGTGCACGCGATCAACCCAGTATACACGAAGAGTTGGGCCAagtcagagaaagaggaaacaaactGAAATCTGAAGTAGGCGTTATGAAGCAGACAAGAGAGGAAGCTGAAGGCAAATTTGGGAGACAGGGAATACTGTGGGGTTTCTGGAGGCAAGGTCAAAGTTGGAAGATAGATAAGGGTTTGGTTATGGTAAGATGTATACAAAAGGCCAAGAGACAGGTCTGTCCCAAGGGCACGAGGAATACGCGAGAAGCGTTAGCCCAGTTACCTTCGTTAGAATGTCTTCCCACCCCTTACCCTACTTGACCTCTATCCTGTAACTggcttttccattttcattcctGCTAAAGCCAACAGTGGCTCTTCCCGTGTCTTCATCTGTGTTCTTGGACACACCTTGGAAGAAGAGGACACCTTCACTCTGGCATTCTCCGTGGTGACATTCTACAGCTGCATCCAGTGGGTATGGGATTCCAGGAAATTCTTCTTGCAACGACTTTGGATGTCcgctttccttcttttcaggaGAGTATACCCAGACTTTGTCGCCCTGCGTTCAAAAGCACTGTCTTGGGAACGGGTCACTTCCACAGACATGGCACTCAcactctctccagctccattgcACTTACACAGTGTTCCCTTACAGCCTTATCCTTTTCAGTCCACTGGTGGGGTACCACATGCTGCCGCTGGTACACTACctcctctcagaaaacaaagtcacCTTACTAATAACGCATACGCATCTGGCTGTGTATAACCAGAGACTCCCTTGGCACACTTAATTACAGCACTCTTATGATGGCAAGCATATCCACAGGTAGTTATTGTCTAATCATTCACCCATTCACATATTCACTTGCCCATTTCTTTATGGATTCCTTCAAGAGACATGTACTGACTATTACAGGCTGAGCACTATGAGAGGCACTGAGCATCCAAGGAGGGCAAGATTCCTTGAAAACAATTAACTACCACATCCTCAGCGGTTCAGCTACCAAGATGAAAAAGCATGCAAGAAGCACATTGAGACTATAGGGGGATTGTCTAGTTATGTCTGGGAAAGTCCCCCAAAAGTTTCAGAATAGAGAGGAAGTACATGGCTGAAGAgttgaaaaatgacagagaatttTCCAGAGGACAATAGCATAGAGGACCCTAACATGTATAGAGTgctcagaagagactttgtgTAACTTTATGTGACTGGTACACACTGAACATgcaggggagaagaaaaagaaaacaaaacaaaataccaaggcTGGCTCCCTCATGCCCATGTGCATCCGGCATACGGTACCCAGGTACATGACAGTACCGTTACTAAAACAGGAAGCACAGGGGAaaggttgctttgttttttttttgttttgttttgttgggtttctctgcgtagccttggctgtcctggacttgttttgtagaccaggctggcctcgaactcacagagatttgcctgcctctgcctccccgagtgctgggatttcagacgtgcactaccacgcctggctggaaaGGTTGCTTTGTAAGAAAGATGCTATATTTCTTTGGGAGGATGCTGGATTTGAGGTATCTGTGGAATAGCTAAGTCACAGATTTTTCAACAAGAAAGTGAAAAGACACCTCCAAAGTTCAAGAGAGTGGTCCAGATCTGGTACCCAGAGTGCCAGAGTACAGAGCGCTCAGAGCCATGGCAGTGGCTGAACTCACCCAGGGAGGGTGCATAAAATGTCTCAGAGTGGATTCCCAAGCAATAAACATTTTGGAACTGGTTGTGGTGTctaatttttatgtcaacttcaccCAAGCTAGTCATATAAAAGGAGGGaccttcaactgagaaaatgcctaaaAAAAATAGgccatttcttgttttgttttgtttttaagacagggcttctctgtgtagccttggctgtcctggacttgctttgtggaccaggctggccttgaacccacagagatctgcctgcctctgcctcccaagtgctggaattaaaggtatgcaccaccaagcctggcctgggatttcttaattagcgattgacagtggagggcccagcccattgtgggtggcgtcatctctgggctggtactctcaggttctataagaaagcaggccaaacaagctatggggagcaaacaagtaagcagcactcccctgTGACCTCTTCATTAGCTCCTGACTTCAGGTTCCTgtcatgtttgagttcctgtcctgatgtcctttgatgatgaacagtttTATGGAAGGGTaggccaaacaaacccttccctcctgtacttgcttctggtcatggtgtttcatcacagtaatagtcACCCTAACAAGGGTATGGGTtaagaagagggagtggaaagagccagaagaggaagtgaagCTGTCAGTCAGGGGTACCCCAACTACACACACCCTTAGACAGGAGGTTGGGAGAAGTTATCTCTTCCTATGGGCAGACAGTTTGGGCTAGGTCCTGGGGCCTCATGAACACAAGAATCACTTGCCCCCTTGGCCAGGTGCCATCATATTGGGAACAACTTGCCCCACACAGAAACAGGCCAAGATATAGTCACAGAAGAATCACAAaagcctctcctttcctcttctctctctctctctctctctctctctctctctctccccccccccctctctctcacacacacacacacacacacacacacacacacacacacacacacacgccacatgtggcgggggggagggatggagtgTGCTGGTCCTTGCTGATAGGTACAAACTTTCCTCCTCCTGTGCCTTAGAAAGTTTGTACCTATCAGCAAGGACTCTGCTATAGTTTGTATGTGTCCTTCAAGGCTATATGTTGGGAAGTTCATTCCCATGCCACAGTGCTGGGGGGGTGGAGCCTAATAAGATGTTCATCAGAGACCTGCCTCACAGATGGCTTGATGTCATTTCTGGTTCAATATGATAATGGGAGGTTAGCTATAAAAGCAAGTTTGGAtccttcctgctctcccatgctccCTTCCTCTTACCTTGGTGCCATCTTTCTATAGGCTATGATGCACCATGAACTCCCTTGCCAGATACCAGCACTATGCCCCTGGGCTTCCCAAACTCCACGAGCCAAGGAAACTACTATTCATTAAAGTTATCTAGCATCAGATATGCTGTTACAGCAGCAGAAAATGGACCAAGTCAGGCGTCGTGCCAAAGAGGCTCAAGGGAGGGACTCTTAATATCGATTCCAGCCCTTTCCTGCCCAGCTCTTCTCTTGACCCAGCAGTACCTTGATCAGGAAGACACTGTCCGGACCATGACGGAACACAGCATCCACTGAACTGATGGAATTCTTCCACCTCTCTGAGATTAACTCCCGGATCCCTGAGTGACCCTTCCAGACATACTCCCCTGAAAAACCAACACACTCTGAGGGATGCAGAACAAACCTTTGGCAGATGGAGATAGTTTCAGGGAAACTGCTATTGTTACTCCTGGAAAACCCCTGAGCCCTCCCACAGATGAGGAAGTCTGAGGGAATCATGCGTGGAGGCCCACATATTTCAACCTTagcctgttttgtttgcttgctttttagacagagtcacttgtgtagcctgggctggtcttgaacttattaTTCTCTTGCCTCGGGTCTCCCAGTGCTAGGGTTGCTAGCATATACCAGCTGGCAGGCATAGCTTCCATCCTACCTTTAAAGAACAGCATGGTCCCATTGTGATCCAAGGTAGCAGCCTCAAAGCTCCAGCTATCCGAGCAGCGTTCTGGGTTGGAAAAAATATCAGTAAGATGATAAAATGCAGAGACATAGAAGACAGAAAGACTCAGGAAACTCTGCTCTCACCGATTACATCTGCATCTGCCATGGTCCCATTTTCACCTTCAGCAACATTCCCATGGGCACTAGAGAAAACACAGATAGATATCTGGGTCCATTTGGGTCCTATTCCTCTTCCTGAGCTTGTGACCTAGGCCTAGACACTGGCCCCATCACACACAAGCCCAGGGCCCAATCCTGTATCCCTAATTCCAGCTCTACTCACGAAGGAAGAGGGCTGGCTACAGCAGGAGACCAGCACAGGCCCAGCAACACCAGGATAACTAGTGATACCACTGTCCTAGCCATGCTGATCTGGAAAGGCCACAGGACAACTCTGGGCATGAGACTGAACTTATATAGAATTGGTAACTGCGCCACCCCCCCACTTCCAACCCTATTGGGAAAGATTTGTCTTCCATGACTCTGCTAATATTGGCAGATGACCTCACAGCAAATAAGGTCAAAGTCTAAAAAGAAACCTGAATCTAAGATTCTCTTCCCGGCAGtagcctccccacccccgcccccctttaGCAAATTTCCAGCTGTGACTAGCTCACATCCTTTGCAACTCTCTCAATCCTGACAACAGGTGTAGGTGCTCTTCAATCAGAAAAGGATTGAATGGTTACCTTTCTGGGGCCAAGTTTATCTCTaccaagggagagagaagatgagGAGGGCATGGACCTTTCCTGTGCATCAAGTCCAACTCAACTAAAGCCTGTGGCCACTAAACAGAGGGCTACTACTTACCCTGCACCTTTTAACTCCTCACACACAAATGAACTCCCTCAGAAATATTCAAGAGAACTTGGGTACCTCCAAACCTTTTCAGTTTTATCTCTGGAATACTGATTTGGAGATTTTGTCTCTTAGCTGCCAAATAATCCAAACCCTGTCCCAAACTCAACCccttccagaagaaaaaaaaaaaagttgcaaaaaGCTTCTGGGGGAAGGCCTGACAGTAACAGGGTCCAAAAAGGAGGTGTCTCTTCCCTGTAGTCTCTCTTGATAGCGCCAACTCAGGAGGGAAAGGCTTTATTTACCTGTCACAGAACACCCTGAGCTGTAACTAGAATTGCACAATATTTACGACTGATTCCTACTTAAATGTTACCTTCTCCATACATGCCTTCTTGACCAGCTTTTCTAGCCTCTAAGCCTCCCATTCCCTGATGTCACCTACTGCAATTCAAAATAGCTCCCCAAACTACTTATCTGATtgctttttgttagttttgtttcttaAGCAATCCAGGGTTTtccacatgttaggcaagtgcgcTACCATCCCGGGCGCtgctcctggtttttttttttttttttttttttttcactttgctgACCTGTTTGTCCTCTTATCATTGAATTTCTGAGAAATTTCCCCCTTCTGAAGTAAGTGGACATCATAAATGGGGGCATTTTATGACAGGTGCATACTGAACTCTGGGGGTCACACTGGCTTCTCACCGGCTTTTATCTGGTGGTCCTGTTACTCCCCCAAATGTTTAAGTCCCACCTCCTTCCTGAGATATTACCTGTCATTTCCAGTACCTTCTATTTTCATCATTCTCTGGGACCTCTCCCAAAATCTGCCTCATTTCCATCCAACGTTTGCTGCCAGCTCAGTAGAGAATTGTGGGTAGTACCTGCGTGGCTTCAGTCCGAGTCTCCCAAACTTCTGTTCTTAGTGATCCTTTAAAGGTTTTCTCACGGTCCTTACATCCCTCTACACAACCTTAGCAAGGGCTTGAGAAAACATTCTCCTTTATGAAGTCGTGAGATCAGACTGCATGCTACTGAGCTGCTCCTCTCCACCCAAGATCCCTTTTCCATCCTGCAAAAACCCTCCCAATAGAACACCAGAGCTCCAGAACTCTGGGCCATGTCACCAGACTTTGGCCATTGCATAAAATGTCCTTTCCTGGCTAAAAATGAACACGTGCTGTTAGTTTCACTCCTTCCTCATGGGTCAGTGGGCAAAGTTAGATTTCCAAAGGATGAAGGACACTCCCATAGCTGAGGCCTAACACCCACATTCCATCACATGGCATCTCTGGCTGCATCTGCACTAGTAGTAGATTCTCCTagactcttttcttctcctcacaGCCTCAACTACCTTATGTAGCCTCCCTGGGATCCATTACTAACTTGTAGGCCAGTCTCCCTCTGCCTAGCAGAGGCTTCTAAAGAGAAACagcacatgggctggagagatggctcattggttaagagcactcactgttcttccaaaggtcccgagttcaagtcccagcactggcATGGCAGGTTAAAACtgacatggcagcttacaatcgTCTGATGTCATTTTCCgatatgcagatgtacatgcagacaaagtacccataggcataaagtacataaatacatctaaaaatgaataaataaaatgtagagaGAGAAACGGCACAAATTTTCTGGGCTGTGAATTTGATGCTGGTCACAGGTCATAAGTCACAAGCTAACTCTTTTCAGGCACTCAACACAGCATTGGCCTTGATTTTATTCCTctcaccagaagaggccacctgTGCCTGTCCTCAGCCCATTCAGCCCTCCTCCTGCGAGGACCAAGAAGCTTGCTCACAGTTATGCAGAGGCACCCCCTGGAGACCACGCTGCACTCACACCAgtcctcccccccacacacccccctcGCTATCCCACCTTcgccccaccatccccaccccccaccccccacctcctcgCCCCTGTAAACTGGCTTTCCAGATTTCCCCTCTCAGTTAGGGCTAATCCTCCTCACTGATCCTTTCCTGCCCCTCTGTAAACCTCCACGAATCAAAGAGGGGATAGAAACCTCAGCCCAGCTTGACTTCTGCGGAAATTCAGCTCCGGAAAAATACAATCGTTTCCCCTTTTTTTGGTGCAGTCTTTTAAACTCTCTCAACCAGCAGCTTTCTGACGTTCTCCAGGAAAGACTGAACATAGGCCAGCAAAAGCCTCAGTGGCTAGGAAGTCCTCTGGCGTTGCAAGGCTCTATATTTAAGCTGAACATTGACCTCATCATCCCTTGGGATAGCTATGTCCAACCTGCCTTAAAACTAGTCTGACTTCAGTCATTCCTCCTGGGACTACTGAGTACTGTGTGTGCTGGGCCTCATGCCTTCATTGTAACTCCTGAACAGAAATTGgattcttcctcttctgcagtcGAAGGCTTAGGAATAAAGCTTCAAGCAGCTAAAAAGAGCTCGCTGCTCCCAATGGACCCCTccaggaaaaaattttttttctcttgctttataATCAATCTTCTAAATAGTTAAATAGTGTAAATCGTCcagatattttgtgttttatttatatgtgtgtgtgtgcctgcttgtctgtatgtgtcctgtatgcatgcaggtgcctgggTAGGCCAGAGGGGGCGCTGAaaccctggaactgtagttacaggcagttgtaagcctcTGGATATGGAAGTGGGAACtgcactctggtcctctgagaTATCTCTCCTGCCCCTAAACAGCCCATTCTTGACTCCCTATGTGTAGAAAATAATTCGTTCACATTTACTAGCCATCTGTGTCTGCTGTTGTACTAAGCacttattaaaatttcatttgatcaaatatatgttatttttggTCCTGTGGTTTAATGTATTTGTCCTCTCCAAATTCATATACTGGAAGTTTATGCTCCaatgaggcagaggtgggaggtgggaccTATGGGGAAGTTTTTAGGACAATGCAGCTATAAAAAGAGCGCAGAGAAGCAggttctccctctcttctgccatgtgaaGAGCAGACCCACCTCACCAGTCACCAAATATACTAGGCCCTTGATCCTGGCCTTTCTAGCCTCCAGACCTGTGAGAAGTACATTTCTTTTAACTCATTCACCTCAGGTATATTGTT encodes:
- the Hpx gene encoding hemopexin encodes the protein MPRVVLWPFQISMARTVVSLVILVLLGLCWSPAVASPLPSAHGNVAEGENGTMADADVIERCSDSWSFEAATLDHNGTMLFFKGEYVWKGHSGIRELISERWKNSISSVDAVFRHGPDSVFLIKGDKVWVYSPEKKESGHPKSLQEEFPGIPYPLDAAVECHHGECQSEGVLFFQGNRKWFWDFATRTKKERSWPAVGNCTAALRWLERYYCFQGNQFLRFNPVTGEVPPRYPLDARDYFMICPGRGHGRRRNGTAHGNSTHPMHSRCSPDPGLSALLSDHRGATYAFSGSHYWRLDSGRDGWHSWPIAHHWPQGPSTVNAAFSWDEKVYLIQGTQVYVFLTKGGNTLVSGYPKRLEKELGSPPGISLETVDAAFTCPGSSRLYVTAGRRLWWLDLKSGAQATWTELSWPHEKVDGALCLEKSLGPNSCSSSGPSLYLIHGPNLYCYSSIDKLNAAKILPQPQKVNSLLGCSQ